A window from Candidatus Latescibacterota bacterium encodes these proteins:
- a CDS encoding Na+/H+ antiporter NhaC family protein, whose translation MTVRPRFLPSRRQLLPLGLGLVVLLLLSRLPADPDRLVPAGLERSFFPGLAARLAPHGGAAGREIVLSLDGPGAAGVRPVLERELEAQAAAAPDSAQMPLHLSLAWTQESRHALQLRGSIRTLRLETFVDERVPLPGWESLLPPLVAIVLAFAFRQTLLCLFAGIWVGATLIVGGSPLTGLFWVGYEGILRHALLDRFRIEILVFIFGLVGTVGIMSRMGGVAGLLRAAGGAVRGVRSTQLFASAMGLLIFFDDYANTILVGTTMRPLTDRWRVSRERLAYIVDSTAAPVAGLSALSTWVAYEMSLYADQLPAAGMHQDAYIVFLRTLPFRFYSIFTLLLVFMGAAMDRSFGPMLRAERRARAGAVSPEDETGGRAERLSAKALRRTAAKPGLPARWINGALPLAVIVGVTVALMLAYGDVDGRGLAALGDLVYLRDTVLSNTQSARALAFASIAGFAVAILLARGQKLLGWREALSAGVGNFSAMLEAVGILILAWVMGRVCDDLGTSHALIAATGGRLADMALIFPLILFLTSASVSFATGSSWSTMAILLPNVTVLAARLGEGTALGAEGLLLLSIGAVLEGSIFGDHCSPISDTTVLSSVASSCPHMAHVKTQAPIALAALGLSVVAGYLPVALGLPVGASLAIGAVAAWLLLRVVGRVPGAA comes from the coding sequence ATGACGGTGCGCCCCCGCTTCCTGCCGAGCCGCCGCCAGCTCCTGCCGCTCGGCCTGGGGCTCGTGGTCCTGCTGCTGCTCAGCCGCCTGCCCGCCGACCCCGATCGGCTGGTGCCCGCCGGCCTCGAACGCTCTTTCTTCCCCGGCCTCGCCGCGCGCTTGGCCCCCCACGGGGGCGCGGCGGGGCGTGAGATCGTGCTCAGCCTCGACGGCCCCGGCGCCGCGGGCGTGCGGCCCGTCCTCGAGCGCGAGCTGGAGGCACAGGCCGCCGCCGCGCCCGACAGCGCCCAGATGCCGCTGCACCTCAGCCTCGCGTGGACTCAGGAAAGCCGCCACGCGCTGCAGCTGCGCGGGAGCATCCGCACGCTTCGTCTCGAGACCTTCGTGGACGAGCGCGTCCCCCTGCCCGGCTGGGAGAGCCTGCTGCCGCCGCTGGTGGCGATCGTGCTGGCCTTCGCCTTCCGGCAGACGCTCCTCTGCCTCTTCGCCGGCATCTGGGTGGGGGCGACGCTGATCGTCGGCGGCAGCCCGCTGACCGGTCTCTTCTGGGTCGGCTACGAGGGCATCCTGCGCCACGCGCTGCTGGACCGTTTCCGGATCGAGATCCTGGTCTTCATCTTCGGACTGGTGGGCACGGTGGGCATCATGAGCCGCATGGGGGGCGTGGCGGGCCTGCTGCGCGCGGCGGGGGGCGCGGTGCGCGGCGTGCGCTCCACGCAGCTCTTCGCGTCGGCCATGGGGCTGCTCATCTTTTTCGACGACTACGCCAACACCATCCTCGTCGGCACCACCATGCGCCCGCTCACCGACCGCTGGCGCGTGAGCCGCGAGCGGCTGGCCTACATCGTGGACTCCACCGCCGCCCCCGTGGCCGGCCTCAGCGCGCTGTCCACCTGGGTCGCCTACGAGATGAGCCTCTACGCCGACCAGCTGCCGGCGGCGGGGATGCACCAGGACGCGTACATCGTCTTCCTGCGCACGCTGCCCTTCCGCTTCTACTCGATCTTCACGCTGCTGCTGGTGTTCATGGGAGCCGCCATGGACCGCAGCTTCGGCCCCATGCTGCGCGCCGAACGCCGCGCGCGCGCCGGCGCCGTGAGCCCCGAGGACGAGACCGGCGGCCGCGCCGAACGCCTCAGCGCCAAGGCCCTGCGCCGTACGGCGGCCAAGCCTGGCCTGCCCGCGCGCTGGATCAACGGCGCGCTGCCGCTCGCCGTGATCGTCGGCGTCACGGTGGCGCTCATGCTGGCCTACGGCGACGTGGACGGCCGCGGCCTCGCCGCCCTCGGCGACCTCGTCTACCTGCGCGACACGGTGCTCTCCAACACGCAGAGCGCGCGGGCGCTGGCGTTCGCGTCGATCGCAGGGTTCGCGGTGGCGATACTGCTCGCCCGCGGCCAGAAGCTGCTCGGCTGGCGCGAGGCGCTGTCGGCCGGCGTGGGCAACTTCTCGGCGATGCTCGAGGCCGTGGGCATTCTCATCCTGGCCTGGGTGATGGGCCGCGTCTGCGACGACCTCGGCACCAGCCACGCGCTGATCGCCGCCACGGGCGGGCGGCTCGCGGACATGGCGCTGATCTTCCCGCTGATCCTCTTCTTGACGAGCGCGTCCGTGTCCTTCGCCACGGGCAGCTCGTGGAGCACCATGGCGATCCTGCTGCCCAACGTCACCGTGCTCGCCGCGCGCCTGGGCGAGGGCACGGCGCTGGGCGCCGAGGGCCTGCTGCTGCTGTCCATCGGCGCGGTGCTGGAGGGCAGCATCTTCGGCGACCATTGCTCACCCATCAGCGACACCACCGTGCTCTCCAGCGTGGCCAGCAGCTGCCCGCACATGGCCCACGTGAAGACGCAGGCGCCCATCGCGCTGGCCGCACTGGGGCTGAGCGTCGTGGCGGGCTACCTGCCCGTGGCGCTGGGCCTGCCGGTGGGCGCGTCGCTCGCGATCGGGGCGGTGGCGGCGTGGCTGCTGCTGCGGGTCGTCGGGCGCGTGCCAGGGGCGGCGTGA